The genomic interval TATTCTGGAAAGTCGTCGGCAAGGTACACAAAGCCGTTGTTGACTCGCAACGAGGCATGCATCAGCCTTTTTCCATCGGGTGAAGGCAGTCTGACGACTTCTTCGGCACCGAAAGCCTTTTTGTAGAACTCAATCGCCTCAGAGGCCGGACTGCACACCAAATGCGGAATCAGGCACTCATGTCCGGGTGGAATCGGCTGGCTCGATGAACTCATCGTCGTCTCCTTTACGAAACAGGGTAATGTCCGGCAGGCGGCGCGCGTCCGAGCGGGCCTGCCGCCAACTTGTCGAACGAGAAACACACGAATCGACACGCACCATTAAAAACGGACCAAAGTTCTTTGGATACCGTTTCATAGGATTTGTGCCCCAGGTTCCATCTCGAGAAGCTACGTGTGAACGGCACAATGGGCACGTCATGTCGAGGACCGTTGATGCGAGTCACGCATCAACAGTTGCTGAAATCGCGGGGACGCGTGCCGCTCAGATTCGACAAACGCCATGCCTTCGCGAAAAGTCAGGTGGCTACCATCCTGATTTGCACAGGCCTTCAAGACATCAGTGCCGTGCCAATTCGACGCACCGACTTGGCGAATGCTTCGAGCTGTTGCATCGATTCACTGTAACAGCAAAAGGTCATCTGCTGTCTTAACTCGAGGGTCAGAGCGCGTCCACCGACCGCGATCGCGGTACCAATTGTTTCCGCGGCATCGGACAACTGCTTAAAGTCCCGAACGAAGGCGTCCGGATTCGCAACGTGCGACACACACACCCAGAACAACCGAGGCTTCAGTTCGTGGATTGCGAGGACCATCGATCGGATCGGGATTGAGACCCCAAGTGACGTTGCATCCCATTCCGCATGACGCAAAACGAGTTCAACCATCGTGGTGGGCAATGTGTAGGTGTCGCCATCGATCGTACCGCCGCACGCCTTCCAACTCGGATCAGAGACCTGCTGAGCGCGCCGAAGTTCGTACAGGATGCGTTGTGTGAACTCACAACCACGGCGTTCTTGATAGACATCCGCCTCATTGCATTCCCATCGGCGTCCGATGTCCTGAAATGCTCGGGAAATTACTTCATCACAAATGACCGGGATCGAGTGTTTGGCGAGGTACAAATCGAACACGATCTGCCGCGCCAGCGGTTCGTTCCCTTCGAGCAGTGCTTCTGTGAATGACTCGCAACCCTTCTTGAGTCCGATCTCTGACTGCGGTGACCGAACCGGCATCCCCAGAACTTCAGGACAGACAACGTGGTGCTTCCTCTCTCGAAGAAAGCGAATCACATCACCGATCGGCAACTTGCGATGCCCCCCCGCGGTACGCACCGTCTCAATCAAGCCCTGATCGCACCATCGCTTTAGCGATGATTCGCTCACGCCGATTGCTCTGGCAACCTGTTTGGGGGACAACAACTCTTTCACAACGAGATCCGCGCAAACCATAAAGAGGGATCAGACTGGAAATTTATAGCCTCAGTTTCTCAGATTTCTATGGAAGCGGAAGCGTTTTCGTCAGTTCCGCTTGGGACGGGTCACAGCGATGATGGTTCGCCGGGTTATCATGACGCGAGCACGATTCTGGACAAACGGCGGATTTGCGCAATGCCGAAGAGATTGGAGCGGCCAGCACGAATGAATCAAATCGCTTGGATCGGCTTCTGCGTATTGCTCGCCCCGACCTGGGGTGATGCCGCCGAACGATTCACCGCGAAGTTTGCGGACGAAAGTCAATGGAGTGCTGACGAGATTAAAGACTGGTGCGATCCCGCGGCAACACCGACGCTGGCGGGGCGTGAACTCTTTGACGATGCGGCGCCACTGCGATGGCTGACCGATCACACACAGCCCCCCGCGTCGCCGCCGACAAAATATGTCGAATTCACGGGAGGAGACCGATTGGCAGGCGAAGTGCTTTTCTACCGCGATGGCTCGGCAGATCGATTCGAATCAACGCCACCGCACCTTCTGATGAAGCCATTCGCCAACGTGTCTCCCCCGGAAATCACTCATTCGACAGAAATTCGGGTCACTCTCACCTGGGTCCGACGTATTGTCTGGAATTCAGCAACCGCGCGCGAATACAAACCGGCGACGATTTGGCCGATGGCCGGCAGTCCTGTTGCCTTTCGTTCACTACGCTGGACAGAAAGTGGATTGATCGCGCTGACGCCTCAAGGGCTTAGGCAATTCGCATTTGCGGAACTCAGTGAGCTCCATTTGCCGCTGGTCGATCCGTGGGCCGCCTACTTCGAACAACTCGCGTGGCTGTCGCCCGATGTCAGCGCCCGTCTGATTCAACTGGATCAGAATGATGGCAGTCGCTTGACGACCTCGCTCGAGCGATTTCAGCCCCGGCACGTGGGCGAAAAAATTCGACCAGAGAACTGGTTCCAGTTGATCCAGCCTGCATGGAGTCTCGATCCGATCTGGTTACGATTCCGCGCAATTCGACACTGGCTGTGCTTTTCGCCAACGGACGTTCCGCTGTCCCGGTTTGCACCCGTTCGAATGCAACATCAGGCGGTCTTCGGCTCAAGCTTCGGCTGGCGAATCGATCAAACGGTCCTGCGAACACCGTTACGATCAGCGGGGCATGAATTTGGATGGGGATGGGGCGCCCACGGAAGCACAGACTTGGAGTTTGAACTGCCGGAAATCGCCCGTGCCATCCGAACGCGATACGGCCTGGATCGAAGCGTTGGAGAGGGCGGTTGTGTTGATGTCAGCCTGCTATTGGACAATGGTCCCGCACAGGTCAATCAACGGAAGCTGACTGGCTCGCAACTCGTCGGTGATTCCCAATGGATTGAACTTCCTGACGACGCGAAGCGGCATCAGGTCACATTCCGAACCGAGATGGCACACGAGGGACGTCCTGCCGGAGCCGATCCATTCGATATTCGCGACGTCGTCAACTGGTATGAGCCCGAAGTCCGCCTCGACCATCAAAGGCTTTCGACGGAAGTCGCCAAAACTCGCCTCAAACCATTGACGGGACTGAACGGCTGGACGATCTCGACCCATAATCGCATCGACTGGAAGACGGCGAACGTCCTCGACACATCCGACAACCGCGACCCGCTGTTTCGAATCACAGGCCGCGCTGCAGGTCCGTTCTATTCTCTGTCACGGCAGCTCAAGATCGGAATGAGTGATCGATGGCTGACAGTCGCGGCCTCACGATTCGCCGAGAGAACATCGTCCAGCCAGCTCCAAGTCCGGATCGATGGCCGTGTGAGGGCGGCAATGGAGATTCCGATCCGGGACTCGATGGCAGATCCGCAACCGCTTGTTGTGCCAATCCAATCGTGGCAAGGACGTACGGTGACCGCTGAACTGATCATTTTTCCGACAGACGGCAACTCTTGGATTGACTGGCGCGGCATTTTCGTCGGAGCGCAGAACCCGGGAATTCTACCATTGTTTGAGGACGAAGCCACGTTCGTCGACGCGCTGACAGAGGGCAACGGCCGAGTTGAACTCGATGCAACGGAACATTTCTCGGGACATGGTTCTCTCAAAGTTTCGTCCGGTTCGAAAGGAACACGCCAACTTGACGGGCTGAACGCAGAGGTGGTCGAATTTCCGCGACTGGGGCAATATCGCTACGTCGCGTTCGCCTGGAAAAAGCCTTCCGGGGTGCAAGTTCAATTTGGATTTGCCAATCAGGGACGACTGGATTTCGCTGGCCCGCCCTTAATAGATGAAATCTCGGAAACCTTAACGCGTCAGGGATTGCGCCGTTCGCAAGTTCCAGAGACACATGGTCGTCGGTTTGGATACCGATACGAAGTCGGCGTCGCGACGACGAAGGCTCCCGCACCGCTCTGGATGCGCGGTGATCTCCCCAAAGACTGGAGTCTGGTGACGCGAGACCTGTTTGCAGACTTTGGTTCTTTCGTGGTCACTGGCGTCACACTGAATAGCGTTGACGAGAACTCTGCCTGGTTTGATCATCTGATCCTGGCGCGAACCCGGCAGGATCTGGAGCAGGCCTTTCTGAACGTGGAAACGCCAGTTGACCAGGCCGAGAATCTCGCAGCATCGGAAACGCGGGCATTCGCACCACAAGAAAGTGCGGTTCTCCAGTTTTCGGAAGTGGCTCCGCAATTTTCACCCGCCCCAAGCCTGTTTCAACTGACACGACTTCCCGATTACCACGGCCAGAAAGACGTTCTTCAATCCGAAATCCCTGCGGGCGGGCAACCTCTGACCCTTCGTGCCGGGATCGAACTTTCAAGCGATCCGGGAAGCCAATTGGAAATTGTGGTCGCCAACTTACCCGATCAGGGGTGGCCACTTGTGGTCCGCATAAACGGTGAAATCGCGTCCGAGGCGATCGTGGATGACGACGCCTCTGCCACACGAGATGGCTGGGTCACCGTCAAAGCAGATCTCTCACGATTCGCCGGACAAACGATTCTGGTCGAAGTGTCGTGCCTTGCGAACGAAGCGAGAAAACAGTTCGGAATCTGGAAACGCATCAATTTGGTCTCACCCTAACGCACCTGTCGATTGCGCCGGCCTCACCCAAAAAACTCTACGCATAGCCCCCAGTTTTCCTGATCGTCGCATCCATCTTTTTCGATGTTTCTTCTTACCGGAAGCAATCTCCGTTGACGGAGCGAGTTTCAGGCTGCTATGTATTGACTACTGCCGATGCGTTTCGGATGTGCGGATTGTCGTTTGGAGCAAACTTTTCAACCTGGCGGACGTACCGCAGTTTGAAGTTCCAGACCTTCGATCCCAATTTGCCGCAATGCCTGGACACCCCGCCTATGATCCCGCCTCGACTTTTCCTGCCGGTGATTTTGTGTTTTGGCTGCCTGTGTTTGTCACAGGTTCAAGCTGATGAACCGCTTTACGTTCGGATCGATCAATTGATCGACGCCGATCAGGTTGGCCCCACTTCGGCCGTCTGTAACGACGCCGAGTTCTTGCGGCGAGCAATGCTCGACCTGCATGGGCTGATTCCGACCTCTGCAGAAGCCCGCGCATTCCTCGACGACCCGTCGCCCAGCAAGCGGACGGCACTGATCGATCGATTGGTGGCAAGTCCGCGTTTCGCCGTTCACATGGCAACCGTACTGGACGTGATGTTCATGGAACGTCGCCCTGACAAGTACGTCAGCACGCCCGAATGGCAGAAGTATCTGCAGTCTTCACTTGAGAAAAACGTTCCGTTCGACCAGTTGGCCCGTGAAATCCTGAGTTCTGACGGAGTCGACACCAATCTTCGCCCGGCTGCGAAGTTCTTCCTTGATCGCGATGCCGAACCGCACCTGATGACGCGAGACATCGGTCGCGTCTTTTTCGGGATGGACCTGCAGTGTGCTCAGTGTCATGACCATCCGATTGTCGACCACTATTTGCAGACGGACTACTACGGCATTTTTGCCTTTGTGAATCGCACAGTCCTGTTTACCGACGTCGAGAAAAAAGTTTTTCTGGGCGAAAAGTCGGATGGCGATGCCAGTTACAAATCCGTGTTCACACAGGACGCCGGAAACATTCGTCCACAACTTCCCGGCGAAATGGAAATCGATGAACCGCGATTGCGCCAGGGTGAAGACTATGTCGCACCACCGCTACCGAATACGCGTCCGGTTCCGAAGTTCAGTCGCCGCAGTAAGCTGGCCGAACTGGCCGCAAACGGGGGAAACCGGCAGTTCAATCTGAATATCGCCAATCGCTTGTGGGCGCACATGATGGGGCGTGGGCTTGTCCATCCCGTTGACCTGCATCATCCGATGAATCCCCCCTCGCACCCCGCCGTGCTGGAACTGGTGACCTCACAGTTCGTCGCCACAAAGTACGACATCCGTGCGATGCTTCGCGAACTGGCACTGACCAAAACCTACCAACGGTCGATCGAACCACCCGCGTCTCAAGACGCCGGCCAGCTCGCGAAAGCGGCCGAAGAACAGGCGGCGCTGATCGCCGCGCTCGAAGCCCTGAAATCGACCGAGGACGCTTCGCAAAAACTGGCGAATGAAGCGGATACTCAGTTCAAGGCCGCGCGAACCGCACTCGCCGCCGCCGAGACGGCCTGGCGAACATCGGAAGCCGCGGTCGCGACGGCAAAGAAGCCGCTCGATGACTCGATGGCGGCCGTCGACAAGGCTCAGGCCGACGCCCGTGCCAAAGAAGCGGCGATCAAAGCGATCACAGAAACGTCTCAAAAATCAGCCGAAGTCGCCAAGCTTCTGCCAAACGACAAAGAGATTGCGTCAGCGATCGCAACATTCACCTCCAAGCAGACTCAATTGAACACCGAACTGCAGGCGGTTCAGAAATCCATTGCCGACCAGACCGCTGCACAGCCCCCTTTGCAAGCCAAACTGGTTGAAGCATATCCCCCTGCAGATGCGGCCTATGCTGCGTACCTGGAAGCCCGAAAACCAGTTGATGCCGCCAAGGCGAAATTTATTGAGACCTGGAATCGCTACAAAGCGGACTCGCTTGCCACGGCGAATTGCAAGAAACGGCTCAACGCTCGCGAAACGCAGGTGGCATTGCGGTTGTCGTTGACCAATGCGGAAGTCTCGCGAGCCGCAGTCGATGCCCAAAAAGCGGCGTTGACCGCCGCCAT from Schlesneria paludicola DSM 18645 carries:
- a CDS encoding helix-turn-helix domain-containing protein, whose protein sequence is MKELLSPKQVARAIGVSESSLKRWCDQGLIETVRTAGGHRKLPIGDVIRFLRERKHHVVCPEVLGMPVRSPQSEIGLKKGCESFTEALLEGNEPLARQIVFDLYLAKHSIPVICDEVISRAFQDIGRRWECNEADVYQERRGCEFTQRILYELRRAQQVSDPSWKACGGTIDGDTYTLPTTMVELVLRHAEWDATSLGVSIPIRSMVLAIHELKPRLFWVCVSHVANPDAFVRDFKQLSDAAETIGTAIAVGGRALTLELRQQMTFCCYSESMQQLEAFAKSVRRIGTALMS
- a CDS encoding DUF1549 domain-containing protein, giving the protein MTERVSGCYVLTTADAFRMCGLSFGANFSTWRTYRSLKFQTFDPNLPQCLDTPPMIPPRLFLPVILCFGCLCLSQVQADEPLYVRIDQLIDADQVGPTSAVCNDAEFLRRAMLDLHGLIPTSAEARAFLDDPSPSKRTALIDRLVASPRFAVHMATVLDVMFMERRPDKYVSTPEWQKYLQSSLEKNVPFDQLAREILSSDGVDTNLRPAAKFFLDRDAEPHLMTRDIGRVFFGMDLQCAQCHDHPIVDHYLQTDYYGIFAFVNRTVLFTDVEKKVFLGEKSDGDASYKSVFTQDAGNIRPQLPGEMEIDEPRLRQGEDYVAPPLPNTRPVPKFSRRSKLAELAANGGNRQFNLNIANRLWAHMMGRGLVHPVDLHHPMNPPSHPAVLELVTSQFVATKYDIRAMLRELALTKTYQRSIEPPASQDAGQLAKAAEEQAALIAALEALKSTEDASQKLANEADTQFKAARTALAAAETAWRTSEAAVATAKKPLDDSMAAVDKAQADARAKEAAIKAITETSQKSAEVAKLLPNDKEIASAIATFTSKQTQLNTELQAVQKSIADQTAAQPPLQAKLVEAYPPADAAYAAYLEARKPVDAAKAKFIETWNRYKADSLATANCKKRLNARETQVALRLSLTNAEVSRAAVDAQKAALTAAIAESEVQQAELSKLTSVVGDVEKAMADAQKLVDEAKSQLEGKQATVQNITDAITKTEAALQMLPGDTDLTQAVQKLKERLEPLKKEAATAEQSMVGRTAAQQEVFAKLMAAKQTFSSATAEMANRQAKVTAKTNDVNQALEAQRSVETAIAAGREKLVDLSTVDVAVRSFKQLSPEQLGWTLMQATGVLESQRIAADGEVEKSIPKATVATDAAQAKVRDFKLEQQFNEQMRGNVAPFINLYAASSGQSQEDFFATPDQALFVANGGTLISWASGGQLAQRLTALADSSAFAEELYLSTLTRRPAPDEVNEVAAYLAAHANERPQAIRDLIWSLVTSAEFRFNH